The genomic DNA GCTCCATTAAAGGTAATACAGATGCATCTGGCGGAAAGCAATACTCGAGAGGAACACCGACTTCCTCCAGCATTACGAGCTATCGTGCACATTTGAAAGCCTGGTCAGGACCAGAACACCATCAAAAGCAGGTGCTTAGGTAATACGTGGGTTGAGTTGGCACAAGTGCCACCACTCAGTGGTATTATGTCAGCTCTAGCTGAGAGGCCTGTTCTTCAAGAACATCGACGTTCACTTTCCCATGACCTCAAGACCTTTCAGCGAAGAGCGACCTTCCTGTGCAAGTGCATCCTCGACAAAATTTCTCTCCCCCGTAGTTAAGACGCTTCTCGATGAGGCGATTTACGAAGGGTACAGACCACCAGGTATGTCGTTAATGAGGtcgagaggggagggagggggtcTGCTCTCCAGCCCGAGTTAGTAAACCGATCTCTGCCGGAAGACCCCGGCCGACCATTTGGGTGACCCGGACAGAATTTACATACGGTGAGATTCGAGACACGTCCGGCCATTCATCTGAGAGTACAGTCACGATTCGGGCTTCTCGAGAAACCATGATTCGCTGGCTGCAACAACCATCCAAGGACGCTTTCCCACGGTAGACCACCAAAACACCACCATGAGATGGCCCCCTTAATTTTTCCTACACGGCCTTTCTCACTCCAGCCCATAATTTCGCCAGACGCAGGCTTGGCCGAACTAAAGGAGGTCGCACTGAAGGACTGGGACACGGTCACACTGCGGTGCAGGTATGCAAACTCACAAATCTCTACGACCATTTTCGCGGCCACCGCGTCCGTCGCCAAGCTCGTCCAATATGCATTCCAATCGCGGTATCTTGCTAATGTATGGAATTCTCGTCTTCAAGTAACCAATCCGCCCTCCCTCATGATTCGCTTTTGTCTCTTTTTGGCCTGCACAGACGCTTTGCGTGGGTTTTCGGCCTCGAAAACGTCATCCAGTTCCTCTAATGTGAAGCCCTTGGTCTCAACAAAGAAGAAGTACATGAACAAGACTTCGAAGCTGTCCcacgagacgaagaagacatAAAACCAATATCCAATCTGTTCCCCACAACATTAGCGGTTGGATTCCAAGAACGCAGCATTCACACAACAAATCCCCCGGGTCAGATACTTACACTCGACAGCGCAATCGGCCCAACGAACGTGTTCAGAAAcccggccgcgcccgccgTGAGCTTGAATGTACCCATGGCCTTGGCGCGCATCCTGTTGctgacgacctcggccgggtAGATGGGCTGCATCGGCGTGAATCCCGCGGCGAAGATGGCGCCGAacaggaagatgaagacgatgctggcGGTTGACGCCGTCGTGTTACCGTAGTCGGTATAGCCTGCCGAGCAGCCCGCGACGACGGCTAGGCAGACGGTCATGCCGGAGGTGGCGGTGATGAGCATCTTGCGGCGGCCTACAACGTCGTGGAGGCGCGAGCCGGCGGTCGAGAAGAcccagccgacgacggaaTAGATGATGTTAAGAATCAGCTTGGTGTCGGTGTCGGTGATACCGACACCCGAAAGCATGATTGGAAGGTAATAAGAGACTGTTGAGGTGAGGTTAGTTGTGGTCTTCTTCACAAAACACAAAACAGAAGGTGGAGTAAGAGGGTCATTTACTAATGTTGTTGCCGCTGAACTGCCCAAACCAGGAGAAAGCCACGTTGAGCATGAGTCTGTAACGGCTAGAACGGCTCTCGACAAGGACTCGCAGGTCGAAGAGATCTTTCCAGGACGGCACATGAGCCGGGTCGACTGAGCCAATCATCTCCTTCATTTGCAAGTCGACCAGCGGGTGATCCAGGTCGCCGTTGGTATGGTAGGTCGCGATAAtgttcttggcctcgtcgtgGCGGTCCTGTGCCACAAGCCTACCCGGTGTCAGAGATATGTCGACGCTCgccaagagagagagaagcctACCATCGAGGCGACTCGGGGAAGAACTTGATCAAGATACACACGAGTCCAGGGCAGACCATCTGCAGCCATAGTGGAATACGCCAGTCCAGATCGCCCTTGTCGCTGAGGTAGCGGTGGCAGGCATACACGGCTGACGTTGCCAGGATCGAGCCCTGAATCAGAGGAACATTAGCATTAGTCCCGGCAACGATCACGTTACCCCCCTCCTAACCTCGTGCCAGCGCCATTCGGTCGAGGATTCCACATACCACGTTGTAAAAGGTATTGTACATCCCTGCAATCGTCCCTCGGTACGTCGCAGGCGCCAGCTCGACCAGGTAaagcggcgccgaggtgTGGGCGCAAGTGGCGAAGAAGGACAGTATGAACCGACCGCCGATGAACATGGGCAGGCTGGTAGAAAGTGCCGTGATAATCGCTCCTACGCAGACGCCTAGGCAGCCGAAGAAGATATGCCACGTCCGGCCGTACCAATCCGCCATCCAGATGAAGAGGGCACCGCACATCTGGCCAACCTGCATCCGGGGTATTAAAAACTGGTGGCCAAGAAGATCCGAGACGCGACCAACCTGGAATATGGCAAAGACGATGCCGGTGCTCGCGTTTCCATTAGCAGGAAGTCCAAAGTATTCTGTGTAATTTGGCAGGGCGTTGATGGACCCCAGCAGAGCGCTGTCGTAACCTTTCGTAGCGTAAGTAAGTGTTGAAAACGTGTAATCACTAGAGGACCTCTCACCGTTCATGGTCGAACAGAAAAAGCATATTCCGGCGAGAAGATACAGCTTCATGTACCCAGGCCCTCGCGGGTTGGGTTTGTTGgtggccatgatggccgCGTAGGTATCGGCCCCCGTCTCGACATCGTCCACATGTTTGAGGACCGGGCCCTCCTTTCTTCTGTCCATTTTGCAGTCAAACAACTTCCTCTCGTATTGGAGGTTTCTATACCATTGGCTTGTGCCCAAGGATGGGGTGTGGTGTGGCgaagggcgagaaggagTAGGGTTGACTGTTACACTCTGAGCAGTCCCAATAACCCAGAAACGGTTTGCGGTCCGGCTCTCTAAATAGGCAGCGATGGCGGCACTGAAGCTTTCCCCGGCCGGTTCTTCTTGCAACAATTGGGGCCCCAGGTTTGTGCATCCCcagtgacgacgaggtccaCGCGGGGTTTTATATCCTCGGCCCATTGAAGAGAATTACGGGGCCGTGGCACCACTTTGTTTGATCCCAGGCTAGCCGGGACTAGGGGCCGAGCTGTCCATGCGCTCGCCTGGTATCGAAAGAAGTCGAGTTTCCCGTATTGATCTCAGCCAGACAAGAAAGGCGGCCGATAATGGCTAGTTGGTCACGTAGGCTTCTTGTCAGGCCCTCCCATGTGGCCAATGCCCACTTGGATGGAAGCAGATTGTCGATTGGAACTTTCATACTGTCTTCAGTTTGGCCGGCTTCGGATACAACATAGTGCTCGATAGTGAGGTGCAGATAATGCCTGGCTGACGCGGAAGCTTTTCGATGCTTCTCATTTGCAATGCGCCAACAAGTTTGGTTCTCAGGAGGCAGGGATAGCGTTGCCCTCTACTTGTCTATAGTCTGGACCTCAACTCTCTATCTACTTCCTCAAGACCTGGCGGCCCGCTATAGAGCTGGGACTGCAGACTATCGGTGTTGATCTAGACATTGCCTCGTCAGTTAAGTCACACTGGCATACGGGGGGTTTGCACCTGCATCAACAAAACTTACGTGTCTCAACCCAAGCTGGTCAACTCGTTCGACTCCAAGCAACCTCATCGCCGTAATCGTCTCCTCGGTAAGAACTAGACGAGACTCAGTTAACGTATGTCCAACACAATCAGGGATTTGGTGTTCTGTACTCACTCTGCAATGCCCTCTCGACTCCTGCCTGTCCGCCGACAGCAAGACTGTACAACGCAGCTCTCCCAATACCCACACCCTTAGCCCCCAAAGCTAACGCCTTGACGACATCCGTCCCTCGCCTGACACCGCCATCGATCAAAACATCCACCTTGTCCAGCACCTGCGGACAGAACTTTCGGATCTCCAAGAGCACCTGAATCGGCGTCATGGTCGTGTCCAGAGCGCGGCCGCCGTGGttggagatgatgatgcccCTGACGCTGGGGAAAAGAGTGGCCGCATAGGCGTCTTCGTGCGTCTGGATGCCCTTCAAGACGATGGGCAGCGAAGTGTGCTTGGTGAGCCACTCCAAAGTCCTTTTCCAGGTCAGACCAGATTCCGTGCCCCAAGCCTGCGGCGGTGCTCCcccggcgacctcggccatCTTGAATCGTTCGTCCGCCTCTCTCTTGCCGGGGAAAGGGGCGTCGAGGGTGAGGACGATGAACTTGATCTGAGGAATCCCCCTGATCTGCGCCAGCGTCCGTTCGGTTGCCTCAATGTCCTTCAACACGTAGAGTTGCCACGCAAAGGTCGCGTCGGATCCGGCCCGAACAATGGCTGAAGGAGACATGGAGGCGTTTTTGCTGATGATCTGCAGCGCCTGGAATTTCGAACACGCTGCcgcgatgccggcctcgcctACAGGATGGGCCAacttggccatggcggcgggcgagacATAGATGGGTATCTCGACTGGGTTGCCCAGAATTTTGGTGGAAAGAGAGCATCGAGTGCAGTCGACGAAGACCCGCGGCCGTAAAAGGATGGAGCGGAAAATCGCGCCGTTTCCAATCTTGGTGATCTCGTCATCGGTTCCGGAGGCGTAATATGAGACGGCCTTCGGACTCAGCTTTTTCAGAGCGTATTGTTCCATTTCGGAGATGCTGAGGATGTGAGATACCGGAGGTGCATCCTCTATTCTGCCCCGGGATGGCAGCAACTCTGTAGGCACATCCGGAAGGGAATTACCCTTGGGTGGCGATGTGTCCTCCACACTCGACTCAAGATTTCCAATCAGTTGATTGGGCTTCAAATATTCCGCCAAGACCTCAATGGGATGTACTGCATCGAAGGCAGCAGTTGCGTCTCTGCCAGAATTTCTCAAGAGAATGGATTTGCCGCCTGGGTGACTGGAGAGAAATGCGGTGACCTGTTCATAGGCAACAACGCCGGTGAGTCTTGTGCCCCAATGGTACGAAGGGGATGTGGCTTGAATACGTTGTAGACTTTGCCGTGGATGGCCATCCAGCAATCGCCGAGGctttggtggcggcggacTGCGACCTGTTAGCAGGTCACTTAACGTTGGGTTTAAAAGGGTACATGCCTTCCGAGAGAGACAACGTTGGACTCATTGTATGTAAAGCATGCGTCTGTTTACAGGGCTAGATGTCAGAGATCGTCATGAATAACGAAAGattttgggggggggttctgTCATGGGATTTCTCACGACAGCCTCGGATGGTATAACTGCGCCATTCCTTCTGAGGGCGGCACTTTATACCCCCGACTGCCTCATTTGGACACGAGGATTCATTGTGCCGGGGGAGGTGGAGCTGTGCTCCGAGCTTTTCCGGGGCCGCAGCTTGGGCAGCTGCCTTACCTTACCCAGCCACGTACCTATGCAAGGTTCTTGTTCTCGAGTCATTCTAACGTTCTAGCTTCTGACCTGGGCGTAAAGCGGTGACTTGGGTAAGTATGGTACCGGCTTACAGCAGCTGAGGAGACACTTTAAATGAAAATTAAACGTCCCTCATCTGACGTGAAATGCGGACCCACATAGAACGAAC from Colletotrichum higginsianum IMI 349063 chromosome 3, whole genome shotgun sequence includes the following:
- a CDS encoding Lactose permease — translated: MGRGYKTPRGPRRHWGCTNLGPQLLQEEPAGESFSAAIAAYLESRTANRFWVIGTAQSVTVNPTPSRPSPHHTPSLGTSQWYRNLQYERKLFDCKMDRRKEGPVLKHVDDVETGADTYAAIMATNKPNPRGPGYMKLYLLAGICFFCSTMNGERSSSDYTFSTLTYATKGYDSALLGSINALPNYTEYFGLPANGNASTGIVFAIFQVGRVSDLLGHQFLIPRMQVGQMCGALFIWMADWYGRTWHIFFGCLGVCVGAIITALSTSLPMFIGGRFILSFFATCAHTSAPLYLVELAPATYRGTIAGMYNTFYNVGSILATSAVYACHRYLSDKGDLDWRIPLWLQMVCPGLVCILIKFFPESPRWLVAQDRHDEAKNIIATYHTNGDLDHPLVDLQMKEMIGSVDPAHVPSWKDLFDLRVLVESRSSRYRLMLNVAFSWFGQFSGNNIISYYLPIMLSGVGITDTDTKLILNIIYSVVGWVFSTAGSRLHDVVGRRKMLITATSGMTVCLAVVAGCSAGYTDYGNTTASTASIVFIFLFGAIFAAGFTPMQPIYPAEVVSNRMRAKAMGTFKLTAGAAGFLNTFVGPIALSSIGYWFYVFFVSWDSFEVLFMYFFFVETKGFTLEELDDVFEAENPRKASVQAKKRQKRIMREGGLVT
- a CDS encoding FMN-dependent dehydrogenase; this translates as MEQYALKKLSPKAVSYYASGTDDEITKIGNGAIFRSILLRPRVFVDCTRCSLSTKILGNPVEIPIYVSPAAMAKLAHPVGEAGIAAACSKFQALQIISKNASMSPSAIVRAGSDATFAWQLYVLKDIEATERTLAQIRGIPQIKFIVLTLDAPFPGKREADERFKMAEVAGGAPPQAWGTESGLTWKRTLEWLTKHTSLPIVLKGIQTHEDAYAATLFPSVRGIIISNHGGRALDTTMTPIQVLLEIRKFCPQVLDKVDVLIDGGVRRGTDVVKALALGAKGVGIGRAALYSLAVGGQAGVERALQILTEETITAMRLLGVERVDQLGLRHINTDSLQSQLYSGPPGLEEVDRELRSRL